The Acidimicrobiia bacterium genomic sequence ACACCGTGACGCACCCTGGGCACGCCATGACCGCGTCCGCGTTCGGGCGGTTCGTCCTGGGCCAGCGGGAGTTCAAGGCCGGCGACCACATCTACTACTCGTCGTTCACACACGCCGACGGGCTGCTGATCGGCTGCGCGCTCGCCGTGCTCCTCGTCTCGTTCCCGAGCCTGCATCGCGTCGTGCCCCGCTTCGGTGTCGCCATCGCGACGGCCGGTGTCGTCGCGGCAGGCGTCGTCGTGGCGAAGGCCGGCCCCGCGGGCATCGGGTCGTTCCTGTCCTACTGGGGACTGCCCGTGTTCGAGCTCGGCGTCGCCGCGGTCACGGCGGCCGTCGTCCTGCGACCCCGTCTGCTGCTCGGCCGCGCGCTCGGGAACCCGGTCGCGGTGTGGGTCGGCCGGCGGTCGTACGGGCTGTACGTCATCCACGGCGCGGTGTTCACGCTGCTGGCCCACGTCTTCCACACCGACGGCGTGCTCATCCCGGCGATGTGGGGGCTCACGTTCGCGTTGGCCGCGCTGTCGTTCCGGTTCCTGGAGACGCCGATCCTGCGCCTGAAGGACCGGTTCTCGACCCGCCCCGTCACGCCGTCCCTCGCGACCTGAGCGACCGAGCCCGTCGGTCAGGCGCCGCTTCCGCTCGCCTCGCGGCTCGCTCGCTCCATGGCGGCCATGCCCGCGAGGAAGCCGTCGGGGTCGTTCGTCTTGCCGATGACGATGTCGCGCTGCGCGAGGCCGCCGGGGAACTCGGGCGGGGCGAAGTACTCGAACCCGTCGTCCTCGATCGCGGCGACGATGCTCGCGGCGCACTCGTCGGCCGGGACGAACGGCCCGTCGTAGAGCGCGGGGTCGTTGCCGGGCTGGTCCCAGATCTCGGTGGCGATCGGCCCCGGGAGGACGAGCTTCACGTCGACGCCCGTGCCGTCGAGATCGATGCGCATCACCTCGCTCCAGCCGCACAACGCGAACTTCGACGCGCAGTACGCAGCCTCGTGCGCGATGCCGATCCGGCCGCCCATGCTCGACACGTTGACGACGAGGCCGCGGCCGCGGTCGAGCATGCGGGGGAGCACCGCGAGCGTCATCGCGACGGGCGAGCGGAAGTTCACCTGCATCACCGTGTCGACCTGGTCGAGGTCGAGACGGGGGACCGGTGTGCGCTTCGGGATGGCGGCGTTGTTGACGAGGCAGTCGAGCCCGCCGAACGCGTCCCACGCCTCGAGGACGACCTGCTGCGCGCGCTCGACGTCGCCGAGATCCGCGGCCCAGGAGGTGGAACCGGGCGTGTGCGCGCGGCACTGCTCGACGACCTGCTCGAGCCGTTCGGCGCGGCGCGCGACGACGCCGACCGTCGCACCCTTGGCGGCCAGCTGCGGTGCGAGCGCGGCGCCGATGCCCGACGACGCGCCCGTCACGAGGAACCTCGCCCCGTCGATCTGCATGCCCGCATCATGACACCGGCGTCAGGTCGGCGCCTCCGGCCTGAACGCGCGCACGCGTCGATCGCGGCGCTCGCGGCGTGCGAGGCTGGCGGCGGATGTCCCGGGACGTGCACGACGGGTCGCGCGACGCGGTCGACCGGAGGACGCGCGCGTCCGTGCTCGGCTACCAGCCCGCGCTGGACGGCATCCGGTGCATCGCCATCCTCATGGTGCTCGTCTTCCACACCGACTGGCACGGCAAGACGCTCTTCCAGGCGGGATATCTCGGGGTCGACCTCTTCTTCGTGCTGAGCGGGTTCCTGATCACGGTGCTCCTGCTGCAGGAGGCCAGGAGGTGGCGCCGGATCAGCCTCCGGAACTTCTACGTGCGGCGCGCGCTGCGGCTCCTCCCCCTCGCGGGGCTGCTCGCGCTCGTGGGCGCGATCGTGAACCGCACGACGTCGGTCGGCTTCGCCGGGCGGCCCGAGTGGCAGGGCGTCGCCAGCGTCGCGCTCTACTTCGCGAACTGGATGCACCTGTGGCGACCGAACGCGCTCGGGTTCATGGGCCACGCGTGGTCGCTCGCGATCGAGGAGCAGTTCTACCTGCTCTGGCCGCCCGTGCTCGTGCTCCTGCTCTGGCGGCGCGCGTCACGGTGGATCCTGCTCGCCGTCCCCGTCGCGCTCGCGCTCGGCTCGGCCGGGTACCGGGCCTACCAGTGGTACGCGGTGAACCACTTCCCGGCGAGGATCCGCGGATTCCTGCCCGCGATGCTCGTCCAGAACGGCAAGGAGTTCCACGTCTCGGAGCGCATCTACTACAGCTCCGTCACCCACGCGGACGGGCTGCTGATCGGCTGCGCGCTCGCGGTGCTGCTCGTCTCGTTCCCGGTCGTGCTCCGGGTCACGCCGAAGGTCGCCGCTCTCGCCGCCGGAGCGGGCACGATCGCGATCCTGCTCGTGATCCACGGCGCGAACGCGCAGCCGCGCACGATCTTCCTCCCGGAGTGGGGCCTGCTCGTGTTCGAGGTCGCGGCTGCCGCCATCACCGGCGCGCTCGTCCTGCACCCGGGCATCCGGATGGCACGGGTCCTGTCACACCGCGCCGCGGTCTGGGTCGGGCGCCGGTCCTACGGCGTCTACGTCATCCACGGCGTCGTGTTCTCGCTGCTGAGCCACGTGATCACCCACGAGTCGGTCCTCGTCCCGACGATGTGGGCGGTCACGTTCGCGCTCGCCGCGCTCTCGTACCGCTACGTCGAAGGTCCGATCCTCCGCCTCAAGGATCGGTTCTCGTCGCCGCGTGTGTCACCGTCGCTCGCGACGTAGGCACGACCGCTGGCTCACTGCCCGGCCTTGTTCTTCGCCAGGCCCTGGAGGAAGCGGCGCAGGAGGTCGTTGCGGTAGGTGACGGTGACGCCCGTGGGGAGCTCGGGTTGGAAGGCGCGCAGGTTCCGGTCGAGCTCCTGCCCGAGCCGCGGGTTCGGCGCGTAGAACTCGAGCCGCTTGTCGAAGCCGCTGACGTTCTTCTCGTCGAGTCGCCACTCGGCCACGAAGTACCAGCTCCGCGGCGTGTGGAACAGCGTGGTCTCGGGATACATCCCGATCGCGACGACGTGCGCGTCGTCGACGAACTGCGCGTTGTCGGCCGTCGTCAGGCGACCGTTGCGCTGCCTCAGCAGCGCGGTGACCTGGTGGCTCCCGAGTCCGAGGAGGTCGAGGAGCCCACCCTTGTGGAACAGCGACACGTACCCGAGCTCGCCCGTGGCGACCGTCCGACCCGCGTAGTACTTCTCGAAGAAGCGGGCCATCTGGTAGCGCTGCTTGTACGTGTTGTTGCTCGCGAGCGGCACGTCGACCACGAGACCGATCTGCACGGTGAACAGCGCCGCCATCACGAGCGCCATGACGAGCGCGGCGGCGGTGTCGAGCCGCGGCGGGACGAGCTCGCTCGAGATCCGCAGCGTGATGAACAATCCCGCGATGATCAGGTACTCCTCGTAGCGCCCGTAGAACCCGAACTGGCCGTACGCCGCGTGGAGCAGCACGAGCACCACGTACGCGGCGGCCATGGTGAACGTCGGCCGCATCGGTCCGACGATCGACGCGACCGCGTACGCGAACGCGACGACGAGGAACAGGCTGATTAGCGGCTGGTGCTGGATCTCCTGGAGCAGCCCGACGAGGTCCGGTGCGAGGCTCACGTGCTGATCGGCGACGGACTTCGCGACGATCGAGTTCGGCAGGAAGCTCTGGCCCATCGCCCTGTTGACGAAGCCGTACACGACGATCGGCAGCCCGGACGCGATCGCGATCAACGCGGACGTGCGCACGCTGGACACCGCGTTCCACCGGGGCGGTGTGTCGTCGCGCTCGCGCCCGAGCGCGGTCGCGACGAGGATCGCCACGACGCAACCGACGGCGAGGAACGCCGTCTCGTAGCGGACGGCCGTGCCGGCGAAGAACAGCGCGAGCAGGGGCCACGTGTTGCGAACGGTGAGCTCTCGTCGCTCGAGCCGATGGAGGACGACGAGGATCTCGACGACGATCGCCGCGTGCAGCGTGTGCTCCATCCCGATCATCGCGAGCGCGGGGATGTACAGCGCGAACACCGTGGTGAAGAGGATGAGGACGACGCCGACCCAGTTGCGGCGCACGCGCGCGAGGAAGCCCTGCTCGGACGCGAACAACCAGAGCAGCCAGGCGGCCGCCGCCATGTTCAGCAGGAGCGGGAGGACGTTCAACGCGAACGGCACGACGCGCGTGAGCACGGCGAGCACCAACGTCCACGCCGGCGACGAGGACGCCGACTCGTACACCCCGGTGGTGACGCCCCACGTCCCGTGGAGCGCGAGCTGCTTCGCCATGCTCATGTGGATGGCCGGGTCGTCGAGCACATAGACGAGATGGCCGTGGTTGCGCACCAGGGATGCGAGGACGGCCACGACCGTCGCGACGAACGCGGTCACGGCCATGAGCACGAACAGCGGGACCGTCGACGCCGCCCGCCCGCCGTCCGGCGTCTCGACCTCGGGCTCCGCCGGGCCCGTCGGCGCCGCTTCCTCGACCTGCACCACGAACCTCCGGGGGCTTCTCTCGGGCGTTCCGGGGGGCCTCAGCGTCGCGCGTGGCGCGCGCCGGGTCCTACGCGATGCGACCGATCGGCCCGGGCGAGGAGCTCGTCGTCACCCGAGCTGTCCCCGTAGGCCCACAGCACGCACGCCGAGCCGCCGAGCCACGCGTCGAGCCGGGCGACCTTCTCCGGACCGCGGCAGTTCAGCCCGGCGAGGCGGCCGGTCAGGCGGCCGTCCGGCCCGACCTCGAGCGTCGTGGCCAGCACGACGTCGAAGCCGAGCTGCGGCGCGAGCGGGTCGAGGTACGTCGTGAGCGAGGCCGAGACGAGGACGAGCTCGTGGCCCTCGTCGCGGTGCCAGCGGACGCGGTCGAGGACGTCGGTCCGCAGGCGCCGCCGGTCGCCCGCGAGCCGGTCGGCGAACGCGCAGCCCGCGGTGGCGAGCTCGGCCGCGTCACGGCCCGCGACGACGCGTTCGAGCAGCGCGACCTTGGCGTCGTCGCGCGACCCTCGTCCGCCGAGCGCGAGCGCGAGCTGCGGCCCGACCGCGGCGAGCGCGGCCGCGACGCGAGCCCGACCGCACGCGTACGCGAGGAACGGGACGAGCGTGTCGCGACGCGTGATGGTGCCGTCGAAGTCGAAGGCCGCGACGACGCGCGTGACGCCGTCTCCCGTCACGTCGGCCGTCATCAGATCGGCAGGCGGCGGAACACCGGGCGGGGGAGATGACGCAGGCCCGACATCACCCACCGCAGCGCGGGCGGGACCCAGACCGTCGTCGCGCCCGACGCGAGGCCGTCGACGATCGCGTCGGCCACCGCCTCCGCGGTCGTGGAGAGCGGCGCGGGCTTCATGCCGTCGGTCATCTTCGTCGTGACGAACCCGGGTCGGACGACGAGCACGTTCGCGCCCGACCCGACCATGCTGTCTGCGAGACCCTGCGCGAACGTGTCGAGCCCGGCCTTCGACGACCCGTACACGAAGTTCGACCTGCGGGCGCGCTCGCCTGCGACGGACGACAGCACCACGAGCGTTCCGTGGCCCTGGTCCCGCAGCGCGTTCGCGACCGGGACCATCACGGAGACCGCGCCGAGGAAGTTCGTCGTCACGATCTGCAGCGCGTGGCGCGCGTCGCGCTCGGCCTGCTCCTGCTCGCCGAGGATCCCGAACGCGACGATCACGACGTCGAGATCCGGGTAGCGGCTGAACGCCTCGCGCACGAAGTGCTCGTGCGACGTGAGGTCCCGCGCGTCGAAGGCGACGACGTCGACCCTCGGCTCGCCCGGCAGCGCGCGCAGCTCCTTGGCCCGGGCCTCCATGCCCTCCGGGTCGCGGCCCGCGAGCACGACGGTGCGGCAGCGCGCCTCGATCAGCTTCCGCGCGGTCGCGAGCCCGATGTCGGACCCGCCGCCGAGCACGAGCACGGACTGCACCGCACCGAGTGCGTCCTTCATGTCTTCTCGCTCACTCCCTGCGGCTCGCGATACCCGAGCCGCGGCCGTTCGTTCGCTGGCGAGCTCCCGACGCTTGCTGCGCTCGCTCTGGTCGCCGCATCACAACGCGAGGCGTCGCGCGAGGTCGGACTGGAAGACGTGGTCGGGGTCGAGCTTCGCCCGCACCTCCCGCCACTCGTCGAGGCGAGGGTACATGCGGCCCAGCAGCTCGGGTCGCACCCGGGAGTCCTTCGCCAAGTAGACGCGGCCGCCCGCCTCGACGACGAGGTCGTCCAGCCCGTCGAGCAGCGCGCCGAGACCGGGATCGCCCGCGGGGATGTCGAGCGCGAGCGTCCACCCGGGCGCGGGGAACGACAACGGGCCGGGGTCGGCAGGACCGAACCGCTTGAGCACCGCGAGGAACGACGCCGCGCCGGCGGCGCTGAGGCGCTCGACGGCCATGCGCACGGCGTCCTCGGCGCCGAAGGGGACGACGAACTGGTACTGGAGGAACCCCGTCGACCCGTACATCCGGTTCCAGCCGTCGACCATGTCGAGCGGGTGGAAGAAGCCGCTGATGGTCTCGATGCCGCCGCGCTCCTCGCGCGGTGCCTTGCGGAACCAGACCTCGTTGAACGCGCGCATCGTCAACGGGTTCACGAGCCCGCGCGGCACCCAGGGCGGGGTGGTGACGAGCATGCGCGGGTCGAACGCGCGCGCGGTCGCGCGCTGCTTCGGTGCGAGGTCGTCGAGGCGCGCGTGGTCGCCGCGCGTGAGCACGGAGCGGCCGAGCGACTTGCCGCGCGCGAGACAGTCGATCCACGCGACCGAGTACCGGTACTCGTGGTCACGGGCGGCCATGCGGCTCATGAGGTCGTCGAGGTCGCTGCACCGCTCGGTGTCGACGCGGATGCGCGAGGTCTCGATCGGGAGCAACCGGAACGTCGCGTCGAGGACGACGCCGGTGAGACCCATCCCGCCCGCGGTCGCCCAGAAGATCTCCGGCTGACGGTCGGGACCGACGACGAGCCGCTCGCCGCTCGCCGTCTGCAACGTGATCTCCGTGACGTGCGTGCAGAAGCTGCCCTCGGTGTGGTGGTTCTTGCCGTGGATGTCGGCCGCGACGGCACCGCCGACGGTCACGTAGCGCGTGCCCGGCGTGACGGGGACGAACCACCCGAGCGGCACGAGCCGCCGCATGAGCTCGTCGAGGCTGGTGCCCGCGCTCGCCCTGACGACGCCGTGGTCGAGGTCGAGCGCGCGGACGCCGTGCAGGCCCGTGAGGTCGAGCACGTCCCCGCCGGCGTTCTGCGCGGCGTCGCCGTAGCTCCGACCGAGGCCGCGGGCGATCGTGCCGCGCTCGGGTGCGGCCTCGATGGCGTGCGCGACGGCGTCGTCCGAGCGCGGCCGGCGGACGCGCGCGCCGCTCGGCGCCGTTCGTCCCCACCCGGTCAGGACCTCGGTCGTCGCGCGCACGTCAGGCGACATAGATCCCGATCGCGACGACGATCACCCACGCGAGCCCCATGAGCTGGAGCGCGCGGTCGCCGAGGACGATCTCCTCCGGCGCGGCGCCGCCACCCGACTCGAGCACGAGCGCGTACCGCAGCACGCCGAGGACGAACGGCACGATCGACAGCTCGAACCACGGCACTCCCGCGTGACCGCGTGCGCGCTCGAACGCCCACAGGCAGTACGCCACCATCGTGACCGCCGAGCTCACCGCGGTGACGTGACCGAGGTACGCGGTCGTGTACTGCGCGAGCGTGCTGCGCACGTCCGCACGCGACGCACCGAGCTCGCGGTGCTCCGCCAGGCGCTTCCCGGCCACGACGAACAGCGACCCGAACGACGCGACGATGAAGAACCAGTTCGAGATCGGGACGTCGACGGCGACGGCGCCCGCGATCATGCGGAGCACGAAGCCCGCCGCGACCATGCCGAGGTCGAGCACGGCGACGTGCTTCAGCCACATGCTGTAGCTCGTCGTCATCATCACGTAGCACGCGATCACGACGGGGAGCCGCCAGTCGGCCGCGAAGCCGACGCCCACGGCCGCGACGATCAGGACCGCGCCCACGACCTTGGCCGTCGTCACGCCGACGAGACCGGCGGCGACAGGGCGGCGCCGCTTCGTCGGGTGCCGGCGGTCGGCCTCGACGTCGAACGCGTCGTTCAGGAAGTAGGTGCCGGCCGCGCCGAGCGTGAACGCGGCGAACGCGATGAACGTGTCGAGCAGCGCGTGGCCGTGGGACAGCACACCGGCCGCGCCCGGCGCCGCGGCGACGAGCACGTTCTTGACCCACTGGCGTGGCCGGGCGGTGCGCAGCAGCGCCAGGGCGCGCGACGGCCGGCGCGGCATGGCGTCACCGTTGAGCGACAGCCGCGGCAGCGAGCTGACGCGCTCGGACGCCCCGAGCTCGGTCCCGGTCTCCTCCGGCATCGTGTCCGTTCTGCGCGCTGTCCGCGCGGGTGCGTTCTGCGGCGGAGCCCCAGACTCTATCTTTCGGCCCACCCGCTTTCGGCCCGCCCGCCGGCAGATCCGCCGCCGCCCGGGCCCCCCGTGCCCTCGAGCCGGGCGCGCGACTCCGCCGCCGCCCACGAGAAGATGCCCTTCGACATCGTCGACGCCTCGACCTCTGCCCGCCGCGCGAACACGTCGGCCCGGACGCCGTGGACGCCCGCGTCGTCCGGTGCGGCGGCCGCGGCCCACTCCGCGAGGTGCCCGGCGAGCCGGAGGTCACCCGCGGCTGCGAGCTGTGCGGCCCGTTCCGCGAGGCGTGCGGCACCACCCGCGAGCCGCGCGACCTCGGTCGCGACGGCGCGGTCGGGCGCGGGCTTGAGACGGGCGGGGTTCCCGTCGTACCAACCGCCGTAGAGCCGCCAGACGTTGTGGACCACGAACTCCGGCTCGTCGTAGATCGGTCGCAGGTACGGGCGTTCGAGGAGCTCGGGCGGTGCCTTCACCGTGTGGACGATGTCGTCGAGGCGCGCGCCCTCGTTCATGAGCACGAGCGTCTGGTCGTGCAGCGACTCGAGCAACGACGCGGTGTCGTCGAGCGCGCGTTGCACGCGGTCCGCGCCGACGATCGGGAGGCCGTGGCCCGGCAGCAGCAGCTCCGGGCTCAGCGCCGCCATCTCGCGGAGCGCACGAGCCCAGTCGAGCGGGTACCGCTGCACCTTCTGCGGGTTGCCGCAGTTCGGCGAGGCCCAGATGAACAGGTCGCCGGTGAGCAGCGTGCGCCGGTCCGGAGCCCAGACCCACGTGTGGTCGTCGGTCTCGCCACGCGCGTGGTGCAGCTCGAACCGCTCGCCGCCGAGCTCGAGCGTCAGCGCGTCGCGATACGTCTCGTCCGGATAGCGGTACTCCGTCGGCCACGAGAAGCCGGCGGCCTGGAACTGCCGGGCGTTGATGATGCCGTTGTATCCCGCAGTCGCGACGTAGCGCGCGAACCGGTCGGCGATCGCCTCGTGCGCGATCACGCGCGGCGGTGCGCTCCCGTCGTGTCGCGCGTCGGCCTCGTAGCGCTCGACGCCGAAGCAGTGGTCGATGTGCCCGTGCGTGAACACGATCGTGTGGACGGGCGCACGGCTCCACGCGCGCAGCACGTCGTGCACGCGCTCGGACATGAACGTGCTGCTCGTGTCGACGACGAGGAGCCCGTCGTCGGTCGTGAGCGCGCTCGAGTTCGAGAACGCGGCGACGAACGCCCCGCCGTCGAGCTCCGCGAGCTCGCCGAAGAGCCGGAACGGGTGGTGCGCGGCGATGTCGAGGTCGCCGGTGAAGAGCTTGTCCGCGATGTCCAGGAGCTCCGTCATGCGCCGAGTCTCGCAGCGTTCGTTACGGTGCCGCCCGTGGTCCGTGCCCGTCGAGAGCTGGTCGAGGCGAGCGAGGAGCTCGCGCGACGCGACCCGGCGTTCGCGCCCGTCGTCGAGGCCGTCGGTCCGTGCACGCTGCGCAGCCGGCGTCCGCCGACGACCGACTTCGGACAGCTCGCCGCGTCGATCGTCTACCAGCAGCTCGCGGGGAAGGCCGCGGCCGCGATCCATGCGCGCTTCACGGCGCTGTTCGACGGGCCGCCGACCGCGGACGCCGTCCTGGCGCTGCCGGTCGACGCGTTGCGCGCCGCGGGTCTGTCCGGCGCGAAGACGGCGTCGATACGCGATCTCGCCGAGAAGGTCCGCGCCGGCGTCGTCGAGCTCGACCGCATCGGCCGCCTCGGCGACGACGACGTCGTGCGCGAGCTGACGAGCGTGCGCGGGATCGGCCGCTGGACGGCGGAGATGTTCCTGATGTTCCAGCTCGGACGGGTCGACGTGTGGCCCGTCGACGACTACGGCGTGCGCAAGGGCTACGCGCAGCTGCACTCGCTCGACCCCCTGCCGAAGCCGCGCGAGCTGGATGAGATGGGAGAGCGCTACCGCCCGTTCCGGTCGGTCGCGGCCTGGTACTGCTGGCGGGCGGTCGACACGGTGACCCCGGACGCGTCGTGAGCGCGCGTCGGAACCGGGCCTCGCAGGACCCGGTTCCGACGCCCCTGTCCGGTCTCGCGCGGCCGCGGCGCATGGCTCGCGGCGGCGCGTCCGCCGGTTTCGTCTCTCCTCGGCAGATCGGGCCCGTTCCTGCAGCATTCGCGGCGGATTCGTCGCGGTTCGGGGCGGTAGCGTGCCGCGGTGGCGCTCGACCCCGCGAACCTCGAGGCCGCCGGGCTCTACGACCCGGACGCGCCGAACGCGGCCGGCCGGCTCGCGCTGCTGGAGTGGATCGGCGAGCAGGGCATCACGATCGAGGAGATGCGGGCGGCGGTCGCCGAGCGCGGCAGCCTGACGGGGCTCGTCGGCGACCGCGTCGTACGCCCCGGCGCGCGCCTGACGGTCGCCGAGGCGGCACAGCGCAGCGGCAACACCGTCGACGAGATCCAGCGCATCGTGCAGGCGAGCGGATCGCCGCCGGTCCCCGACGGCGTGGGCGCGTTCACCGAGGCGGACGTCGACTCGTTCTTCGTGTTCCGCGTCGCCGCCGAGATGTTCGGGTGGCCGGCGACGCTGCAGTTCACCCGGGTGATGGGCGCGTCGCTCGCGCGCATCGCCGAGGCCGCGGTGTCCCTGTTCCAGGTGAACGTCGAGTCCCGGCTCGTCGACGCGTCCGCCGGGGAGCTGGCCCTCGCGCAGGCCAACCTCGACGCGACGCGCGGGTTGGACGGCGTGTCGCTCGTGCTCGACTCGCTGTTCCGCCAGCAGGTCGAGCACGCGATCGAACGGTCGCGCGTGGCGCGCGGCGGGGAGTCGCTCGGGACCGCGCGGATCGCGGTCGGCTTCGTCGACCTCGTCGGGTTCACGCCCCTCTCGCTGGAGCTCGACGCGCCCGGGCTCGCCGCGCTCGTCGAGGACTTCGAGGCGCGTGCCGCGGACGTCGTCGTGGCGCACCGCGGCCGGGTGGTGAAGCTCATCGGCGACGAGATCATGTTCGCCGCGGTCGACGCCGCGACCGCCTGCGAGATCGCGCTCGCGCTCGTCGACGAGTTCCGCGACACGGACGGCGTCACGCCACGCGGCGGGCTCGGCTACGGCGTCGTCGTCACACGGGGCGGCGACTACTACGGCCCGGTCGTGAACGTCGCGGCCCGGGTCGCGCAGCTCGCCGTCCCGGACGAGATCCTCGTCACCGCGGACGTCGCGCGGGCGGCCGGGCCGTCGTTCTGCTTCGAGCCGGCCGGTCGTCGCATGCTGAAGGGGTTCGACGGCCCCGTGCAGCTCTTCGTCGTCGAGCGAGTGCCGGCGACGCGCCGCTAGCCTCTCACGTTCATGCCCGCGCACGACTGGGGTCGCGCGAAGCCCCTCGACGACATCGCGGGTGACGTCGCGATCGCGGGCATCGGCGAGACCGCGTACACGAAGGCGTCGGGCCGCACCGCGAAGGAGATCGGCGCGGAGGCGGCCGAGCGCGCGATCGCCGACGCGGGGCTCGATCCCGCGGACGTCGACGGGCTCACGTACTCGGGCGCGTTCGCGGACTTCGACGTCGCCGCCTTCCACGAGCACTTCGGCACGAGTCACGACATGTGGTCGTCGCCGTGGGGCGGCGGCATGACGTGGGCCGGGACCGCGCCCTACCTCGCGGCGAGGGCGATCCGCGACGGGCGTGCCCGGCACATCCTCAACGTGTTCCCGGTCGCGTGGGCGACGCAACGCTCGTCGATGACGGGCGGGCCGGGGGAGACGCACGCGACGCAGCCGCTCAAGCAGAACCTCGAGGTGCCCTTCGGCTGGTTCCCGCAGCCCGTCTACTTCGCCACGATCGCGCGCCGGCACATGCTCGAGTTCGGCACGACGCCCGAGCAGCTCGGCGCGATCGCGGTCGCGGCACGCCGCCACGCGAACCTCAACCCGGACGCCGTGATGCACGGGCGCCCGATGACGATCGACGCCTACCTGTCCTCGCCCCTCCTGGCCGATCCGCTCCGGCTGCTCGATTGCTGCCTCATCTCCGACGGCGGCGCCGCGTTCCTCACGACGTCGACCGAGCGCGCGCGCGACCTGCGGCAGCCGCCGGTGATCGTCGCCGGGGTCGCGGAGGCCGAGCTCACGGGACGGAACGCGCACTGGAGCCAGCAGCGCGAGCTCACGTCGACACCGCAGGTGTTCTCCGCACCGGCCGCGTTCGCGATGGCGGGCATCACGCCGTCCGACGTCGACGTGCTCACGGTCTACGACCCCTTCACGATCGTGTCGCTCATGCAGATCGAGGACATGGGGTTCTGCGAGAAGGGGGAGGGAGGCGCGTTCGTCGACGGTGACACGCTCTTCCACGACGCCGGGAGGCTGCCGTTCAACACGCACGGCGGGCTGCTGAGCCACGCGTACGTGCTGGGCATCGCCCACGTCGTCGAGGTCGTGAAGCAGCTCCGCGGGACCGCCGCCGCGCAGGTTCCCGGTGCCGAGGTCGGCGTCTACGGCGGCTACACCGGCGCGACGACGTCCACGCTCGTGTTGCGGAAGGACGTGTGATGGCGATCAAGCGCGCCGACTTCCCGTTGCCCGACCTCACCGACGAGCGGACCGCCCCGTTCTTCGCCGGCGCCGCGCGCGGCGAGCTGGTCATCCCGCGCTGCGAGGCGTGCGGCACACTCGCGTGGTATCCGATGCCGGCCTGCGACGTCTGCGGCGGCCCGTCGTTCACGTGGACGGCCGTGAGCGGACGCGGCCGGCTGTTCTCCTGGACCGTGGTCGAGCGTGCCTTCCTTCCCGCGTTCGAGGACCGCGTGCCGTTCGTCTCCGGTCTCGTCGCGCTCGACGACGACCCCAGGGTGCGGATCGTGTCGTACGTCGTCGACTGCGAAGCCGACATGCTCACCGGCGACATGCCGGTCGTCGCGACGTTCCGCCCGTTGCGGTTCCGGACGGTTCCTGACCGCGAGGTGGTCGTCCCGATGTTCGTGCCGGCGTGATCGGCGCGCGGCGCGCGCGTACGCTGCGCGCGGGAGGTGCGGCATGAACACGACGGGCAGGGCCGACAGGCGCGTCCTCGCGGTGGTCGCCGCGGTCGCGGTCGTCGTCGTCAGCGCGCTGGCGAGCGCGGGTCCCGCGTTCGCGGAGCACGACCGGCGGCCATCCGGTCCGCCGTACGCGGTCGGGTCGCGCACGACGACGTTCGTCGACACGACGCGCGCGACGCCGCCGAACGGCACGTACCCGGGGGCGCCGACGCGCACGTTGCCGACGCTCGTCCTCTACCCGGCCGTCGGTGACGCGAGCAACGGCATCGTGCCGGGCGCGACGCCGGTCCACCACGGTGACGGCTTCCCGCTCATCGTCTTCTCGCACGGGTTCACCGCGGACGGCTCCGTCTACGCGTCGCTCGCCGCCCAGTTCGTGCGGGCGGGGTACGTCGTCGCGTTGCCGACGTTCCCGCTCTCGAACGGGCAGGCGCCCGGCGGTCCGACGATCCGCGACTACGTCAACCAGCCTGGCGACG encodes the following:
- a CDS encoding thiolase family protein, coding for MPAHDWGRAKPLDDIAGDVAIAGIGETAYTKASGRTAKEIGAEAAERAIADAGLDPADVDGLTYSGAFADFDVAAFHEHFGTSHDMWSSPWGGGMTWAGTAPYLAARAIRDGRARHILNVFPVAWATQRSSMTGGPGETHATQPLKQNLEVPFGWFPQPVYFATIARRHMLEFGTTPEQLGAIAVAARRHANLNPDAVMHGRPMTIDAYLSSPLLADPLRLLDCCLISDGGAAFLTTSTERARDLRQPPVIVAGVAEAELTGRNAHWSQQRELTSTPQVFSAPAAFAMAGITPSDVDVLTVYDPFTIVSLMQIEDMGFCEKGEGGAFVDGDTLFHDAGRLPFNTHGGLLSHAYVLGIAHVVEVVKQLRGTAAAQVPGAEVGVYGGYTGATTSTLVLRKDV
- a CDS encoding OB-fold domain-containing protein gives rise to the protein MAIKRADFPLPDLTDERTAPFFAGAARGELVIPRCEACGTLAWYPMPACDVCGGPSFTWTAVSGRGRLFSWTVVERAFLPAFEDRVPFVSGLVALDDDPRVRIVSYVVDCEADMLTGDMPVVATFRPLRFRTVPDREVVVPMFVPA